One Halolamina litorea genomic window carries:
- a CDS encoding thiamine pyrophosphate-dependent enzyme, translating into MSAFSAIGEQREIEQEEYTPGIEPQPTWCPGCGDFGVLKALKGALPEAGRTPDETLTVTGIGCSGKLNSYFNSYGFHTIHGRALPVARAAKLANPGLEVIAAGGDGDGYGIGGNHFMHTARENHDFTYIVFNNEIFGLTKGQTSPTSPKGHKSKTQPHGSAKEPVRPLSLSLNAGASFVARTAAVNPNQAKELIKEAIEHDGFAHIDFLTQCPTWNKDAKQYVPYIDVNENDDYDFDPTNRDEAAAMMRETEEALHEGEVLTGKFYVDEDRPSYQQEKQQIGEMPEEPLAERYFDDSYEWERSADMFIDDHK; encoded by the coding sequence ATGAGTGCATTCAGCGCAATCGGCGAGCAGCGAGAGATCGAACAGGAGGAGTACACTCCCGGCATCGAGCCCCAGCCGACGTGGTGTCCGGGCTGTGGTGACTTCGGCGTCCTGAAGGCGCTGAAGGGTGCCCTGCCGGAAGCCGGGCGCACGCCCGACGAGACCCTGACGGTGACGGGTATCGGCTGCTCGGGCAAGCTGAACTCCTACTTCAACAGCTACGGGTTCCACACCATCCACGGGCGCGCACTGCCCGTCGCGCGGGCCGCGAAGCTCGCCAACCCCGGACTGGAAGTGATCGCCGCCGGTGGCGACGGCGACGGCTACGGGATCGGCGGGAACCACTTCATGCACACCGCCCGGGAGAACCACGACTTCACCTACATCGTGTTCAACAACGAGATCTTCGGCCTCACCAAGGGCCAGACCTCGCCCACCTCCCCGAAGGGTCACAAGTCCAAGACCCAGCCCCACGGCTCGGCCAAGGAGCCGGTCCGCCCGCTCTCGCTCTCGCTCAACGCGGGGGCGTCGTTCGTGGCACGGACCGCCGCGGTAAACCCCAACCAGGCCAAGGAGCTGATCAAGGAGGCCATCGAGCACGACGGGTTCGCCCACATCGACTTCCTGACCCAGTGTCCGACCTGGAACAAGGACGCCAAGCAGTACGTCCCCTACATCGACGTCAACGAGAACGACGACTACGACTTCGACCCGACCAACCGGGACGAGGCCGCCGCGATGATGCGTGAGACCGAGGAAGCCCTCCACGAGGGCGAGGTGCTCACCGGGAAGTTCTACGTCGACGAGGACCGCCCGTCCTACCAGCAGGAGAAACAGCAGATCGGTGAGATGCCCGAGGAGCCGCTGGCCGAGCGGTACTTCGACGACTCCTACGAGTGGGAGCGAT
- a CDS encoding 2-oxoacid:acceptor oxidoreductase subunit alpha — MTDDELIWRIAGGSGDGIASTSQNFAKALMRSGLDVFTHRHYPSRIRGGHTYTEVRAAPEDVTSRGDGYDFLLALGDSFARNPQENAYYGKEEIKPLSENLDDLREGGVIVYDSGLLDADEVPNFEQRAEENDWHVFPIDLRGMAREMGREVMRNTAGVGVTCAIADIPVEAIEELMADAMPEKILEPNVEILNAAYEKVHEEYDLTGIEVSCPEGEHEEEQVLVNGSDGIAYGAFDEGCRFIAGYPMTPWTEVFTIMSKNLPEVGGISEQVEDEIAAAALAIGAAHTGVKAMSGSSGGGFALMSEPLGLAEISETPIVLLEAARAGPSTGMPTKPEQADLEHVLYTSQGDSNRVVFAPADPAEAYDHARRAFQIAYEYQIPSIILYDQKLSGEYRNVPASHFDREPNPDIGKVLTEEEIAEAPHEPGGKFHRFRHEPEDGVSPRSVPGQKGGRFLASGNEHNEAGHISEDPDNRVAQVDRRTRKLEAIREDLNGDGLNVTYGPEDADYGVLAFGSMVGTVEEAVDRLNDDGESVKALSVGELAPYPETEVREFIESVDRVMVVEMNSTAQFRGLTQKQLGEYGPKLSSLLKYNGNPFEPAEVVEGFHNTLAGEEATEHQTTFVPAGGD; from the coding sequence ATGACTGATGACGAACTCATCTGGCGGATCGCGGGGGGTTCCGGTGACGGGATCGCTTCGACCAGCCAGAACTTCGCGAAAGCGTTGATGCGGTCGGGGCTGGACGTCTTCACCCACCGACACTATCCGTCGCGGATCCGCGGCGGCCACACGTACACGGAAGTCCGGGCTGCCCCCGAGGACGTGACCTCGCGTGGGGACGGCTACGACTTCCTGCTGGCGTTGGGGGACTCCTTCGCCCGTAACCCACAGGAGAACGCCTACTACGGGAAAGAGGAGATCAAGCCGCTCTCGGAGAACCTCGACGACCTCCGGGAGGGTGGCGTGATCGTCTACGACTCCGGACTGCTCGACGCCGACGAGGTACCGAACTTCGAACAGCGTGCCGAGGAGAACGACTGGCACGTCTTCCCGATCGACCTCCGCGGGATGGCCCGCGAGATGGGTCGGGAAGTGATGCGCAACACCGCCGGCGTCGGCGTCACCTGCGCCATCGCCGACATCCCCGTCGAAGCCATCGAGGAGCTGATGGCCGACGCGATGCCGGAGAAGATCCTCGAACCCAACGTCGAGATCCTCAACGCGGCCTACGAGAAGGTCCACGAGGAGTACGACCTCACGGGTATCGAGGTCTCCTGCCCCGAGGGCGAGCACGAGGAGGAGCAGGTGCTCGTTAACGGTTCCGACGGGATCGCCTACGGCGCCTTCGACGAGGGCTGCCGGTTCATCGCCGGCTACCCGATGACGCCGTGGACGGAAGTGTTCACCATCATGTCCAAGAACCTCCCGGAGGTCGGCGGGATCTCCGAGCAGGTCGAAGACGAGATCGCCGCGGCGGCGCTGGCGATCGGCGCCGCCCACACCGGCGTGAAGGCGATGTCCGGATCGTCCGGCGGCGGCTTCGCGCTGATGTCCGAGCCCCTCGGGCTGGCGGAAATCTCCGAGACGCCCATCGTGCTGCTGGAGGCGGCACGAGCGGGGCCGTCGACGGGGATGCCGACCAAGCCCGAGCAGGCCGACCTGGAGCACGTCCTCTACACCTCGCAGGGTGACTCGAACCGCGTCGTCTTCGCGCCGGCGGACCCCGCCGAGGCGTACGACCACGCGCGACGGGCGTTCCAGATCGCCTACGAGTACCAGATCCCGTCGATCATCCTCTACGACCAGAAGCTCTCCGGGGAGTACCGCAACGTCCCCGCGAGTCACTTCGACCGCGAGCCCAACCCCGACATCGGGAAGGTGCTCACCGAGGAGGAGATCGCCGAGGCACCCCACGAGCCCGGCGGGAAGTTCCACCGCTTCCGCCACGAGCCCGAGGACGGCGTCTCGCCGCGCTCGGTGCCGGGCCAGAAGGGCGGGCGCTTCCTCGCGTCCGGTAACGAGCACAACGAGGCCGGCCATATCTCCGAGGACCCGGACAACCGCGTCGCGCAGGTCGACCGGCGGACCCGGAAGCTCGAAGCGATCCGCGAGGACCTCAACGGCGACGGCCTCAACGTGACCTACGGCCCCGAGGACGCCGACTACGGCGTGCTCGCCTTTGGCAGCATGGTCGGTACCGTCGAGGAGGCGGTCGACCGACTCAACGACGACGGCGAGTCCGTCAAGGCGCTCTCCGTCGGCGAACTGGCGCCGTACCCGGAGACCGAGGTCCGCGAGTTCATCGAGAGCGTCGACCGCGTGATGGTCGTCGAGATGAACTCCACCGCGCAGTTCCGCGGCCTGACCCAGAAACAGCTCGGCGAGTACGGCCCGAAGCTGTCGAGCCTGCTCAAGTACAACGGTAACCCCTTCGAGCCCGCGGAGGTCGTCGAAGGGTTCCACAACACCCTCGCCGGCGAGGAGGCGACGGAGCACCAGACGACGTTCGTTCCCGCGGGAGGTGACTGA
- a CDS encoding CAP domain-containing protein, with amino-acid sequence MVCFVVLAAGCAGVGPLPTPGDSGGRTATPAVPEEPTTPSSARYNVDVEEIENRIHEQMNERRVQNGLEPLTRNESLDAVARYKSWDMAQRDYFSHVGPNGTSHVDVRDRFRARCAYFGQNLHSQRFTSGDVYPYPQSELSDQEQIATDSVNSLMNSSGHRENALSPDYDSQGIGVFVDENGTVFVTQELCGSG; translated from the coding sequence GTGGTCTGTTTCGTCGTACTCGCGGCGGGCTGTGCGGGGGTGGGTCCACTCCCGACGCCGGGAGACAGTGGCGGCCGGACCGCAACGCCGGCGGTTCCAGAAGAGCCGACGACACCTTCCTCGGCGCGGTACAACGTCGACGTCGAGGAGATCGAGAACCGCATCCACGAGCAGATGAACGAACGGCGAGTGCAGAACGGTCTTGAGCCCCTCACCCGCAACGAGTCACTCGACGCTGTCGCACGCTACAAGTCGTGGGATATGGCACAGCGAGATTACTTCAGCCACGTGGGGCCGAACGGGACTTCGCATGTCGACGTCCGGGATCGGTTTAGAGCTCGTTGTGCGTACTTCGGACAAAATCTCCATTCTCAAAGATTCACTTCTGGAGACGTGTACCCATATCCACAGTCTGAACTCTCCGATCAGGAGCAAATCGCCACAGATTCCGTCAACTCCCTCATGAACTCCTCCGGCCACCGTGAGAACGCGCTCTCGCCGGACTACGATTCCCAGGGAATCGGCGTCTTCGTCGACGAGAACGGCACCGTGTTCGTCACGCAGGAACTCTGCGGGAGCGGTTAG
- a CDS encoding alkaline phosphatase family protein, producing the protein MTEFTPDLRAAREEDGYVFPAYRDRCFADTPESALSILSPAFPRNLPDEAFAGLLDDGIENVVLLVIDGFGLDQWNRLADDLPLLDAFEASGTVTPLTSTYPSETAAAITTLHTGLLPAEHGLLGWHQYLDSIDESIQTLPFLLEDGTPVQERYPLANPRDLFEGEAIYDDAEAAGIDTHVTQPGHIAGSASSELTTAGAETHGYWNVADMAVTLRDVVTDGDGPTHATAYVPNVDSVSHRTGTATHRYDAQARMVTEAIRTGFIDTLDAETAEKTAVLVTADHGHTNVDQSVAVDLSVPEVQDCLARGDDGEPIPPMGGPRNVQFHVRDGHVEELRDHVEAVADGDVLTFSEAEYRERGLFGSNHADPGALFDRRAPDLLAVHRESPMWHEPDDKIGVHGGMTPEEMLVPFGAARASDLR; encoded by the coding sequence GTGACCGAGTTCACACCCGACCTCCGTGCGGCCCGCGAGGAGGACGGCTACGTCTTCCCGGCCTACCGCGACCGTTGTTTCGCCGACACCCCCGAGAGCGCCCTCTCCATCCTCTCCCCGGCGTTCCCACGGAACCTCCCCGACGAGGCGTTCGCCGGCCTGCTCGACGACGGTATCGAGAACGTCGTCCTGCTCGTCATCGACGGCTTCGGTCTCGATCAGTGGAACCGCCTCGCCGACGACCTCCCGCTGCTCGACGCCTTCGAGGCCTCGGGGACCGTCACTCCCCTCACCTCCACGTACCCCTCCGAGACCGCCGCCGCGATCACGACGCTCCACACCGGGCTGCTCCCCGCGGAGCACGGCCTGCTCGGCTGGCACCAGTACCTCGACTCGATCGACGAGTCGATCCAGACGCTCCCGTTCCTGCTGGAGGACGGTACGCCCGTACAGGAACGCTACCCGCTCGCGAACCCCCGGGACCTGTTCGAGGGTGAGGCGATCTACGACGACGCCGAGGCCGCCGGGATCGACACCCACGTCACCCAACCCGGCCATATCGCCGGCTCGGCCTCCTCCGAACTCACGACCGCCGGTGCCGAGACCCACGGCTACTGGAACGTCGCCGACATGGCCGTCACGCTCCGGGACGTCGTCACCGACGGCGACGGCCCGACCCACGCCACCGCGTACGTCCCGAACGTTGACAGCGTCTCCCACCGGACCGGGACCGCGACCCACCGCTACGACGCACAGGCCCGCATGGTCACCGAAGCGATCCGGACGGGGTTCATCGACACTCTCGACGCTGAAACCGCCGAGAAGACCGCCGTGCTGGTCACCGCCGATCACGGGCACACGAACGTCGACCAGTCGGTCGCGGTCGACCTCTCGGTCCCTGAGGTACAGGACTGCCTCGCCCGCGGCGACGACGGCGAGCCGATCCCCCCGATGGGTGGGCCGCGGAACGTCCAGTTCCACGTCCGGGACGGTCACGTCGAGGAACTGCGCGACCACGTCGAGGCCGTGGCCGACGGCGACGTACTCACGTTCTCGGAGGCGGAGTACCGCGAGCGCGGCCTGTTCGGAAGCAACCACGCCGACCCGGGCGCACTGTTCGACCGCCGCGCGCCCGACCTGCTTGCGGTCCACCGGGAGTCGCCGATGTGGCACGAACCCGACGACAAGATCGGCGTCCACGGCGGCATGACGCCCGAGGAGATGCTGGTACCGTTCGGCGCGGCCCGTGCGAGCGACCTCCGCTGA
- the aroC gene encoding chorismate synthase — translation MNGNRFGRLFQVTTYGESHGPGMGCTVSGVPAGVELDEEVIQRDLDRRKPGQSMITTSRGEPDEVSIQSGLQDGYTTGTPVGMTIQNKDARSGKYEPFVTAPRPSHGDFTYSAKFGTRNWGGGGRSSARETVNWVAAGAIAKQVLEQSDHDVQIKAHVNQIGDVEAGPVTFEEILEHSEENEVRCADPEAAEEMRDLADQYQTEGDSIGGAVYFECRGVPRGLGAPRFDSVPSRLAQAMYSIPAVNDFEYGIGREARTTAGSEYNEDWEFDDNGDPVPVGNDHGGIQGGITTGQPIYGEVSWHPPVSIPKAQRTVDWETGEEKEIQVVGRHDPVLPPRAVPVVEAMLYLTVLDFMLLGGRINPDRLDDRPGEYDTPYHPSSPRND, via the coding sequence ATGAACGGCAATCGCTTCGGTCGCCTGTTTCAGGTGACCACCTACGGCGAGAGTCACGGCCCGGGGATGGGCTGCACCGTCAGCGGCGTCCCCGCCGGCGTCGAACTCGACGAGGAGGTAATCCAGCGCGATCTCGACCGGCGCAAGCCCGGCCAGTCGATGATCACCACCAGCCGCGGCGAACCCGACGAGGTCTCGATCCAGTCGGGGCTGCAGGACGGCTACACCACGGGAACGCCCGTCGGGATGACGATCCAGAACAAGGACGCTCGCTCGGGAAAGTACGAGCCGTTCGTCACCGCGCCACGGCCGAGCCACGGTGACTTCACCTACTCGGCGAAGTTCGGCACCCGGAACTGGGGCGGCGGCGGCCGATCCAGCGCCCGCGAGACGGTGAACTGGGTCGCCGCCGGCGCTATCGCCAAGCAGGTGCTGGAACAGAGCGATCACGACGTGCAGATCAAAGCCCACGTCAATCAGATCGGCGACGTGGAGGCGGGCCCGGTCACCTTCGAGGAGATACTGGAACACAGTGAGGAGAACGAGGTCCGGTGTGCGGACCCGGAGGCCGCCGAAGAGATGCGCGATCTCGCCGACCAGTACCAGACGGAGGGTGACTCCATCGGTGGCGCCGTCTACTTCGAGTGTCGGGGGGTCCCGCGGGGCCTCGGTGCGCCGCGGTTCGACAGCGTCCCCAGTAGGCTCGCACAGGCGATGTACTCCATCCCCGCCGTCAACGACTTCGAGTACGGCATCGGTCGGGAGGCACGGACCACCGCGGGCAGCGAGTACAACGAGGACTGGGAGTTCGACGACAACGGCGACCCGGTCCCGGTCGGCAACGACCACGGTGGGATTCAGGGCGGCATCACGACCGGCCAGCCGATCTACGGCGAGGTCAGTTGGCACCCGCCGGTCTCGATCCCGAAGGCCCAGCGTACCGTCGACTGGGAGACGGGCGAGGAGAAGGAGATCCAGGTCGTCGGCCGCCACGACCCGGTTCTGCCGCCGCGTGCGGTTCCGGTCGTGGAGGCGATGCTCTACCTCACGGTGCTCGACTTCATGCTGCTCGGCGGCCGGATCAACCCTGACCGCCTCGACGACCGCCCGGGCGAGTACGACACGCCGTACCACCCGAGCAGCCCGCGGAACGACTAA
- the aroA gene encoding 3-phosphoshikimate 1-carboxyvinyltransferase codes for MKKHVSRSRVAGRCRAPPSKSYTHRAILAAGYAEDATVEDPLVSADTRGTMRAVSAFGGKVDRSRLDIGTLRVEGFGGRPDVPVDVINCENSGTTTRLVTAAGALADGLTVLTGDDSLRSRPHGPLLDAIEDLGGRAESTRRNGQAPLVVGDALPGGTVSMPGDVSSQFITALLMAGAVTEEGIAIDLETELKSAPYVEITLEVLQAFGVDAEHTDSGFRVPGGQQYSPEDGSYSVPGDFSSISYLAAAGAVAADEGGEGVLVEGAHPSAQGDTAIVEILDRMGAEIDWDEDAGELRSAGGDLSGIEVDVADTPDLLPTIAAVGAVADGDTRIVNCEHVRLKETDRVTAMAEELGKLGAEVTEEQDTLTVHGGESDLVGAEVDGRGDHRIAMALAVAGLVAEGTTTISDAEHVDVSFPDFWTVFDDLGATVTNA; via the coding sequence ATGAAGAAACACGTCTCGCGCTCCCGGGTCGCCGGACGCTGCCGCGCGCCGCCGTCGAAGAGCTACACCCACCGAGCCATCCTCGCCGCGGGCTACGCTGAGGACGCCACCGTCGAGGACCCGCTGGTCAGCGCCGACACCCGGGGGACGATGCGCGCGGTCTCGGCGTTCGGCGGGAAAGTCGACCGCTCGCGCCTCGACATCGGCACCCTCCGCGTCGAGGGGTTCGGCGGGCGCCCTGACGTGCCCGTCGACGTGATCAACTGCGAGAACTCCGGCACGACGACGCGGCTGGTCACCGCCGCGGGCGCGCTCGCCGACGGGCTGACGGTGCTCACCGGCGACGACTCGCTCCGGTCGCGCCCCCACGGCCCGCTGCTCGACGCCATCGAGGACCTCGGTGGCCGGGCCGAGAGCACCCGACGGAACGGGCAAGCGCCGCTCGTCGTCGGCGACGCGCTCCCCGGCGGCACCGTCTCGATGCCCGGCGACGTGTCCTCACAGTTCATCACCGCGCTGCTGATGGCCGGCGCTGTCACCGAGGAGGGGATCGCGATCGACCTCGAAACCGAACTCAAGTCAGCGCCGTACGTCGAGATAACGCTCGAAGTGCTGCAGGCGTTCGGCGTCGACGCCGAGCACACCGATTCGGGCTTTCGGGTCCCCGGCGGCCAGCAGTACAGCCCGGAAGACGGCAGCTACAGCGTCCCCGGCGACTTCTCCTCGATCTCCTACCTCGCCGCCGCGGGCGCCGTCGCCGCCGACGAGGGTGGCGAGGGCGTCCTCGTCGAGGGTGCCCACCCGAGCGCGCAGGGCGACACGGCCATCGTCGAGATCCTCGACCGAATGGGAGCCGAGATCGACTGGGACGAGGACGCCGGTGAACTCCGTTCCGCCGGTGGCGACCTCTCCGGGATCGAGGTCGACGTGGCCGACACCCCGGACCTCCTCCCCACCATCGCCGCGGTCGGCGCCGTCGCCGATGGGGACACTCGGATCGTCAACTGTGAGCACGTGCGGCTGAAGGAGACCGACCGCGTGACAGCTATGGCCGAGGAGCTGGGGAAGCTCGGCGCCGAGGTCACCGAAGAGCAGGACACGCTCACCGTCCACGGCGGCGAGAGCGACCTCGTCGGCGCGGAAGTCGACGGTCGCGGCGACCACCGGATCGCCATGGCACTGGCCGTCGCCGGCCTCGTCGCCGAGGGGACGACGACCATCAGCGACGCCGAACACGTCGACGTATCGTTCCCGGACTTCTGGACGGTGTTCGACGACCTCGGCGCGACGGTCACGAACGCCTGA
- a CDS encoding PKD domain-containing protein, whose protein sequence is MKRLPLVLSVLLVTAALPGLGAGVADVDADGRPLADAGLDQSATVGDTVYLDGGGSLDPDGEIVSHEWTIRTPAGDRITPSEPESVTTRFVPDEPGRYHVRLTVTDDDGRTKNDTLYVDVEQSAPVPATPTPSPSPSPTPTQTPTQTAPATTPDGTQPPPTAPVSTPVDPPVPQSDSNESEAASSNLPPSGDVSGPSSVTSGSRVTYTLDTLDRDGNVTDSWWLPTTLATGQASRSDLAGNARTITVDGTPGTTVEVAAIVVDDDGATTTVTKAVDVVNTPPSALIEGDGTAVVNTTKEYRLRATDPDSEITSVSLTSGSGAVEATAQMPWAGPTSSGEWARSFRFTDIPEEDGTVTFEATVRDEFGGVTTVEKSVTVVSSGKTLLQEPTSQSPPEIISIDAYTADEAGLNDGQVRLSATARDADSDKLTFNWQIGDRALLRTADDGDPARGNVSYAFTDMDFDGNGIEVSVTVSDQYGNQRTASTRIELQSTRSNGGVVGRSQPIEITSVQGRTVNGRYQLWNRHSSEEIIINYGDDYTETVTLSDTAEVQFSHRYEFAGRYSISINPGWSPDVSRTIVEVDAQTYEEYSYERKSTTIQRTRAAESPGEDWTRDGIARIEREQTGTETMRTLADGRRAMADLGDEWRHVGTVTEYHTERRTRESTTSPGSAWDLATRNVDEKRVFDGWQRTTIPHRGLLSNRWEYVRAVEKSVDRTVTKRSTDRPSGAGWSREQRVGEVQVGFRTAWVDYRFHADRDWEYRGSKRYVSRYEEETVCVEEIDLRYFTHCVEERTVRQPVYDYRYEYDVPQYDSVYEWERTVQETEYEYRYRAPTYTTEPVHEYERDVRVGTDYAQWERPIYDETDIYRWKKTEETWERSTSFSKPKGDVRNLERSVKECGGSRDADEPPICEGGGQ, encoded by the coding sequence ATGAAACGACTCCCCCTCGTGCTCTCGGTGCTACTCGTGACTGCCGCCCTCCCGGGGCTGGGCGCCGGTGTCGCCGACGTCGACGCCGACGGTCGCCCGCTCGCCGATGCCGGTCTCGACCAGTCGGCGACGGTCGGTGATACCGTCTACCTCGATGGCGGCGGCAGTCTCGACCCCGACGGAGAGATAGTCAGCCACGAATGGACGATCAGGACCCCCGCCGGGGACAGAATCACTCCCTCCGAGCCGGAATCCGTCACCACTCGGTTCGTCCCCGACGAACCCGGACGCTACCACGTCCGGTTGACTGTCACCGACGACGACGGCCGAACGAAGAACGACACGCTCTACGTCGACGTGGAGCAGTCCGCGCCGGTGCCGGCGACACCCACGCCGTCACCCTCGCCGTCCCCCACGCCGACCCAGACGCCGACTCAGACGGCGCCGGCCACCACACCCGACGGGACACAGCCACCGCCGACGGCTCCGGTCTCGACCCCCGTCGACCCGCCAGTGCCACAATCGGACAGTAACGAATCCGAGGCGGCATCGTCGAACTTGCCACCATCGGGCGACGTTTCCGGCCCATCGTCGGTGACTTCCGGGTCGAGGGTCACGTACACGCTCGACACCCTGGACCGTGACGGGAACGTTACGGACAGCTGGTGGCTCCCGACGACACTCGCTACAGGCCAGGCCTCCCGGTCCGACCTTGCGGGGAACGCGCGGACGATCACTGTGGACGGTACCCCCGGTACGACGGTCGAAGTCGCCGCCATCGTCGTCGACGACGATGGCGCGACGACGACGGTAACGAAGGCTGTTGACGTGGTGAACACCCCGCCGAGCGCCTTGATAGAGGGCGACGGGACGGCAGTTGTGAACACGACCAAGGAGTACCGGCTGCGCGCGACTGATCCCGACAGCGAAATCACGTCGGTCAGCCTGACGAGTGGTTCGGGGGCTGTCGAAGCGACAGCACAGATGCCGTGGGCCGGGCCGACATCGAGTGGCGAGTGGGCCCGTTCGTTCCGCTTCACGGATATTCCCGAGGAGGATGGGACGGTTACGTTCGAAGCGACCGTTCGGGACGAATTCGGGGGTGTGACGACGGTGGAGAAGTCCGTTACGGTGGTTAGTAGTGGTAAGACGCTTCTACAAGAGCCAACCTCCCAGTCCCCACCCGAGATCATCTCCATCGACGCCTACACCGCAGACGAGGCAGGCCTCAACGACGGCCAGGTCCGACTCAGCGCGACTGCCCGGGACGCCGATTCGGACAAACTTACCTTCAACTGGCAGATCGGGGATCGGGCGCTCCTTCGAACAGCCGACGACGGCGACCCTGCTCGTGGGAACGTCTCTTACGCCTTCACAGACATGGACTTCGACGGGAACGGGATCGAAGTATCCGTCACCGTCTCGGACCAGTACGGTAACCAACGAACTGCGAGTACACGCATCGAGCTACAGAGTACGAGGAGCAACGGCGGTGTCGTCGGTCGGAGCCAACCTATCGAGATTACCAGTGTTCAAGGTCGAACGGTCAATGGCCGCTACCAACTCTGGAACAGACACTCGAGTGAGGAGATCATCATTAACTACGGCGACGACTACACCGAAACGGTCACCCTCAGCGACACCGCCGAGGTCCAGTTCTCCCACCGGTACGAGTTCGCTGGGCGGTACTCGATCAGTATCAACCCGGGCTGGTCGCCGGACGTCTCACGGACGATCGTCGAAGTGGATGCCCAGACGTACGAAGAGTACTCTTACGAGCGTAAGTCGACGACGATCCAGCGGACGAGAGCCGCAGAGAGCCCCGGCGAAGATTGGACCCGCGACGGGATCGCCCGGATCGAACGCGAGCAGACCGGTACGGAGACGATGCGAACTCTCGCGGACGGCAGGAGGGCGATGGCCGATCTCGGTGACGAGTGGCGACACGTCGGAACCGTAACTGAGTACCACACTGAGCGTCGGACGAGGGAGTCGACGACTTCTCCCGGTAGTGCGTGGGATCTCGCGACGAGGAACGTGGACGAGAAGCGAGTGTTCGACGGCTGGCAACGAACGACCATCCCCCATCGGGGGCTGTTGAGTAACCGCTGGGAGTACGTGAGAGCGGTCGAGAAGTCGGTCGACCGGACGGTAACTAAGCGGTCAACCGATCGACCCTCTGGTGCTGGCTGGAGTCGTGAACAACGGGTCGGAGAGGTACAAGTCGGGTTCCGAACGGCGTGGGTTGACTATCGGTTCCATGCGGATCGGGACTGGGAGTACCGCGGCTCGAAGCGGTACGTTAGTCGCTACGAGGAGGAAACGGTCTGTGTCGAGGAGATCGATCTACGCTACTTCACCCACTGTGTCGAGGAGCGTACGGTCCGCCAGCCCGTGTACGACTACCGGTACGAGTACGACGTTCCCCAGTACGACTCGGTGTATGAGTGGGAGCGGACGGTCCAAGAAACTGAGTACGAGTACCGCTATCGGGCCCCGACCTACACGACAGAACCTGTCCACGAGTACGAGCGGGACGTCCGTGTCGGAACCGACTACGCCCAGTGGGAGCGGCCCATATACGACGAAACCGATATCTACCGTTGGAAGAAGACAGAGGAAACGTGGGAACGGTCGACCTCGTTCAGTAAACCGAAAGGGGACGTGCGAAACCTCGAACGGAGCGTCAAGGAATGTGGCGGGTCACGCGATGCGGACGAGCCACCGATCTGTGAAGGAGGTGGGCAGTAA